Proteins from one Mercurialis annua linkage group LG7, ddMerAnnu1.2, whole genome shotgun sequence genomic window:
- the LOC126657343 gene encoding uncharacterized protein LOC126657343 has translation MENIMIKEDIESIDREHGDNLAEFACLGGFSVVQSIAVLERRRRDAVDQLKKLQRDSESWLSEKQKMEEEAGEATGLIQQLRSSVSTKTREISALEARVRTLSEEVESLQSSSGALTKERDDLKKEEERLRRRLGDSGSFYSQVMTQYRLAIGAKLREQNPGVDLSGVNQLDPASLAKEVKAKLDKQKQDALKKA, from the exons atggagaatattatgataaaagaggacattgagtccattgatcgcgaacatggcgataatttggctgagttcgcctgtctcggcggtttttcg gtggtccagtccatcgctgttttggagcgccgccgaagggatgcggtggatcaattgaagaagctccagagagattccgaatcctggctctccgagaaacaaaagatggaggaggaggctggcgaggcgactggtctgatccaacagctgaggtcctccgtatctaccaagactcgggagatttccgctttagaggctcgggttcgaactttgtccgaggaagtcgagtctctacagtcttcttcaggtgctctcactaaggagagggatgatctgaagaaagaagaggagcgtctccgccggcgattgggtgactctgggagcttttattcccaagtcatgactcagtaccggttggcgatcggggcaaagctgcgggagcagaatccaggcgtcgatctttctggagtcaatcagttggatcctgcttctttggcgaaggaggtgaaggcgaagcttgataagcagaagcaagatgCTCTGAAGAaggcttaa